The following DNA comes from Centropristis striata isolate RG_2023a ecotype Rhode Island chromosome 3, C.striata_1.0, whole genome shotgun sequence.
ACTTCAGAGAGAAATTTTCATTGGAGGAGTTGACGATGACATCACTGGTCTCCTTGGTTATGTCTCCCGTGACAACCTGTACAGCCACATTTCCCATTTTGGTCTCATGCACTCCTGAGCCTGAGACAATTTTAGAGAAGGGACCTTGAAGGAGTAGatacaaataaagaaataaagccCATTCAGCAAAGATGTTTATTACAAGACCAAAACTATTCTGTAttgttaaaattacaaatagGAACATTTAAGAAAATTGTAGAATGTAACTGAACAATTACAcatacatttgaaatgtttatATTAGGTGTTCAAATTGATTCACTCCATAATGATATGCTTACTTAGTGAACTGTTGTTTAAATCCTTACCTATTTCTATAATACTGgattatatattaaaattaaaaaaatgttggaacAATGTTGCCTACCTGGAGATTGTTGCGGACTTGTGGGCTCTGGAACAAATGAGGCATTGGGGAACTTCTTTGCAAATTCATCACTAAAAACCTGGAGACAGAATCACAGAGGCAGCTGGTAATGAGACACAGACGGCAGACTGAGAAGTTACTAGCTAACCAGCCAGTCATCCGTCTTCAAACTAGTGAGTACGACACACTTTAGCCCTCCATTTATGTGTGTGCAACCATAACAATTAACATCAATTTTAACATTCTTTTGAACTagtcaaatgacaaaaaacacttcAATGTCCGTTCTACTCTAATTCCATTTCTTTGATTCTGACAAATAGCTGCCCAGAGTGTTTACTGCACTCCCCCTCAAACAGGACTAAAATCTTAAAGAtcatcattttaaatacatCTCATTGTTAAATTTTAGTTCTGCTGTTGGGGCATGAAGTACTACAAAGCTTGATTTCTTTCCTTACCTGGATAGTCTGTGCATCTTTCGGGTAAAGGATGATCACAACCTTCTTCAGGAGCTCAGGTTCTTTCTTGCTAAATGCTATGATTTCATCAAACATCAATGAGGCTACAAGGTCTTTTGGGAAAGCCAGGTTTCCTGTGCCGATGGCGGGGAAGGATATGGAGGTCAGACCACTGTCCTCTGCCTTGTTTAAGCAATCCTTGAAAATGCCACCCAAGATCTAGAAGGCAAAGCAAAAATGTTCTCAATATCTAAATCAGTCATAAAATGTTTCTAATCATATACTGAGAAAGGTACGAGGGGGAAAGAGTGCAGATTTGATGTATATAGTATTCCTCAGGTCTCAGAGGAAAGAGAAATTTGGAATCACAAGAGTCATATAGCTCATGATGTACATGATGTAACACTTTACCTTTTCGGCAGTGCCTTGTCCATTGTCCCAGTGAGGTGAAACAGCATGAAACACTTGTTTGCTCTTGAGCTTGCAGCCTTCAGTCACAATGATGTCACCAATATTTCCACTAGCATTGTTTGCATTTACCAACTGCTGAAGTTTGGCTCCGGCCGCACTGAAGATGGCAGTTGAAACCGCTCCTTTGTTCAGCTCAAGATCTTCAGACACAGTATTTACGGTCACCTCCGTCTACGAATGTGTTAACACAGTTTTATCAGTTTCATAAAATTCAGGTTCACACtacattgatttttaaaatagtaTCAGTATGAGTATCAGTGCTGTAAAAATCAGCCATAAAATAGTTGTGGAACAATGTCGAGCACTACATTCAACTATGGGGATAACTGTATTACTGAATTGAACTTACCTTGGCGTTCTCAATGTTTCCTTTTGTGAGAGTGATGTCCAAGCCCTCTGTGGTCTGCACTTGACCCAAGCAATTTTGGTTAGACCCAGCATCCCCAGTATGTTTCACAGGGAGAGCCTTGGCGGTTTTGGTTTCTTGAGAAAGACTGACACCTTGATTTCCAAACTTCTCTCTGACAGCTGTCTCCATAGCCTGAACAGTGATGTCGTCATTGTTCACTAAATGGATCCTCTTCAAGGTGTTGTCATCATACTTTTCATCACAGTGATCCTTGATTGCTTTGACAATGGTGATTGCACACAAAGGAAGAGGAAAGCCTAGGTTTCTGCTGATGGCGGGCAGAGCTACAGAGATGCAGTTGTTCTCTTCAGCAAGTTCTAAGCTTCTTCTGACGGCTCTTTTCAACTTTGCTAGGGACTTCTGTGGTTTCGCTGCTTCAAAACTGGGTCCCACTGCGTGGATGACTTTTTTGCAGCAAAGGTTCCCCCCAGCACCAGTTATAACACACTCCCCTGGCTGGAGTTTGCCTTTCGAGTTAATTATTCTGTCACATTCATCCTGCAGCTGAGGGCCAGCAGCATTAAGAAGTGCTGCTGAAAGACCTCCATTACGTTTCAGGTCCGGATTAGAAGCATTGACAACTGCATGCACTGGGTAGCTGCACATATCTGCCTTGCAAACAGCTATCTCCACACCGTCAGGTGTCTGAAGCTGATACACAGGCTTTGGTACTGGTCTTTGGGCCGAGTCAACCTGTCCACCACTAGTGTCATCAACCAGCTGGACCAGGCAGCCAGTTTCATTCAAGAGTGAGGAAACATACATGGCTTCTTTATCCTGAAAGAACTTTTTTGCTCCAGGCATGGAGACTTTAACAATTTCAAAGAGGACAGAAGAGACCAGGTCTTCAACCACACCCTTGCACTCCGCGACATCAACTCTGGAACCACTTAAACAGATGGCCTCCTTTCTGTAAGATACCTCCACTTTGTCTTCCATTTGCTCCAACCAAcgtgtgtcatgttttttaatgtattgaACTATGGCATTGGGCTTGACCACAACAGTTTCTTCAACTTGAGCATTCTGCGTTAAGGAGTCTTCAAGTTCCCTGCAAACTTTTATGACACTATCCTTGTGGCCAGACACCACGACTTGTTGATCAGTAGTGTTGATTCGAATTCTCCTGTATAACCTACTGTCTGCATTCTCCAGCTGACTGACCAGGTCATGCCACTCTGACTTCTCCAGGACCTTATTATCTTCAACAGCAATGTATTTAGATATTAGCAGCTTCCCCAGATGGTCTTCAGCAACATTCAGATCTTTGTCGGAAGCAGCAAGAAGTTGCACCCGGTGTGCATTGATCTGAAACGCTGCATTTATACCACTGGATGTCAGGAGAGCATTTGTGAGCTCCTCTGGTTGTTCATCCTTCAACAGGTCAAGCACAAAGTTATCTATTTCTAAATTCTGTCGTTTCAATGCAAACATTGCATCACATATGACTTTGTTTGCTGCCAAAATCTCCTCTCTAAGCCCAGTTAACATCAAACCGTCTCGACTGTCTTTCCGAAATGACATTTTGAGTTCTGGGTACACATTTTGCAGCTTGTCCTGAAGACCATCTTGACACAGGATGTGGTAAATAGACCCTGACACTTTCATCTCTTGGGTAACGCTCAATTTCTCCCTCTGAACCCTACTGACAATCTTGTTTACAACTTCACGAAGAGTTTGCTCTAATCTGTTCACATCAGCCACGAGACCAACCACTGACAGGACACAATTGCCTTCATCGGGCACCACAACCACATCCTCATTCACCAGTGTTTTACTGATCTTCTTCTGACACTCTTCCCATACGTCTGACTCTGGCTGAAGCTTCAAGGATCTGAATGTTAACAGCGCTTGTGCAAATGCTGACTTCACAGTATCTCTCCACTCTTTGGTGATGTCTTCTGCATCTTTTTGCTGTAGGAGTGAAGCCATGGGGCTCAAGCGCACTGGAGATTGGTCAAGGTTTACTTTGCAGAAGTCTTTTGCCAACTGACTATGAATGATCTTTGCTG
Coding sequences within:
- the LOC131968135 gene encoding protein mono-ADP-ribosyltransferase PARP14-like, with the protein product MADAYSFALLVEFEENDLPRLKNKLIKHFQSKKAHGGDCEVEYAKGSKTAVVRFRREEDQQNVLRKEAHEIRLDKGVLKVTVRLPADETTTTTTTTTQETPAEKVSNNSDVAVINKQSSTDDQKDEPGSTLAVIGNIPETMNQEFLEMLVENVLLDADAPRDRQNFTLEVLRDISSAVVTFQSEKENTDFVTRCPKNRTFSKKGLTARPLEVTDRVIVEDVQNFGEDVLRLYFENAGGDVENLELNKEEQSVIITFKDHKAVQKIGKKKKHHIYQEEIRVYPFYKSLGRVLYGKDKPPLKLPAAVSEPIDGALWRYLKDNQSAAKIIHSQLAKDFCKVNLDQSPVRLSPMASLLQQKDAEDITKEWRDTVKSAFAQALLTFRSLKLQPESDVWEECQKKISKTLVNEDVVVVPDEGNCVLSVVGLVADVNRLEQTLREVVNKIVSRVQREKLSVTQEMKVSGSIYHILCQDGLQDKLQNVYPELKMSFRKDSRDGLMLTGLREEILAANKVICDAMFALKRQNLEIDNFVLDLLKDEQPEELTNALLTSSGINAAFQINAHRVQLLAASDKDLNVAEDHLGKLLISKYIAVEDNKVLEKSEWHDLVSQLENADSRLYRRIRINTTDQQVVVSGHKDSVIKVCRELEDSLTQNAQVEETVVVKPNAIVQYIKKHDTRWLEQMEDKVEVSYRKEAICLSGSRVDVAECKGVVEDLVSSVLFEIVKVSMPGAKKFFQDKEAMYVSSLLNETGCLVQLVDDTSGGQVDSAQRPVPKPVYQLQTPDGVEIAVCKADMCSYPVHAVVNASNPDLKRNGGLSAALLNAAGPQLQDECDRIINSKGKLQPGECVITGAGGNLCCKKVIHAVGPSFEAAKPQKSLAKLKRAVRRSLELAEENNCISVALPAISRNLGFPLPLCAITIVKAIKDHCDEKYDDNTLKRIHLVNNDDITVQAMETAVREKFGNQGVSLSQETKTAKALPVKHTGDAGSNQNCLGQVQTTEGLDITLTKGNIENAKTEVTVNTVSEDLELNKGAVSTAIFSAAGAKLQQLVNANNASGNIGDIIVTEGCKLKSKQVFHAVSPHWDNGQGTAEKILGGIFKDCLNKAEDSGLTSISFPAIGTGNLAFPKDLVASLMFDEIIAFSKKEPELLKKVVIILYPKDAQTIQVFSDEFAKKFPNASFVPEPTSPQQSPGPFSKIVSGSGVHETKMGNVAVQVVTGDITKETSDVIVNSSNENFSLKSGVSKAILDAAGQAVEAECQKLGALPNPGMITTQPGNLKCKKILHLAGQTDPVKIHRVVKEALQMCVTNSDTSVSFPAIGTGQGNVQARQVADAMLDAVVDVLSQSPSTTLKTIRIVIFQPPMLKEFYNSMHQREATEAKDKGGFWRNIGSTLKSFFVSGSSDKPQKEGDFVIEAQKVSPASFHICGESQDRVASAKQWINDLISKEQHSICIKDDSILRFSDADHQRILDTQKTMSVAIRIESKNGQATVTIKGICKDVLRASHDVREMLKLARESEELQKNVELAGAVVAWQYQQQGLQFQNFDSMTNFKLEQALEKKLTKVKVTVQGQDYTVTMPEGPATDIQERTLQIRRIVKLKGLPEHWEAMPANTTSHAVTLEAETPEYNEILTLFQATCPQTPIKIERIQNPVLWRSLQIMRHGMEQRNNHQNNERRLFHGTAHDTVADINQHGFNRSFAGKNDTVQHVATASKKITCKGTYFSVNAKDSAEDTCSRPDPNGEKCMYVCRVLTGDFTVEQSDMITPPAKGTASVDKYDSVVDDQTTPSRFIVFHDSQAYPEYLITFK